In the Pseudochaenichthys georgianus chromosome 1, fPseGeo1.2, whole genome shotgun sequence genome, one interval contains:
- the LOC117454692 gene encoding uncharacterized protein: MDVESLQKSGRRRGSCLDVFLVGSTIFLLVAVAALAAGGVMVVMELRSELETTRPSSDPRTSRLTGDTPDSAYKMQNFAYLEAVSSKLQNSTMELSQIEYGAGLSVGSNFQFEEGTHSLKAKQVGYYFIYINLNLTCTYQCSAGLLSVRLGDKLTCEVELPALAYTTPVSRKCWTVSRLDGQKLFTQMTVPKEGLQNWRLELNTSGLGMFLVD; the protein is encoded by the exons ATGGACGTTGAGTCTCTTCAGAAGAGCGGCCGCCGCCGTGGAAGCTGCCTGGACGTTTTCCTCGTCGGGTCCACCATTTTTCTGCTTGTGGCGGTGGCAGCTCTGGCCGCCGGCGGAGTGATGGTGGTGATGGAGCTGCGGTCCGAGCTGGAGACCACGCGTCCTTCATCTGATCCCAGGACATCAAGGCTGACAGGCGACACACCTGACTCAGCATACAAG ATGCAGAACTTTGCCTATCTGGAAGCCGTCTCAA GCAAGCTGCAGAACTCCACCATGGAATTGTCTCAAATCGAATATGGTGCTGGGCTGTCCGTGGGAAGCAACTTCCAGTTTGAGGAAGGTACGCATTCGTTGAAGGCCAAACAGGTGGGGTACTACTTCATATACATCAATCTCAACCTCACCTGCACCTACCAATGTAGCGCGGGACTCCTCAGTGTGAGGTTGGGCGATAAACTCACCTGCGAGGTGGAGCTTCCGGCTCTGGCGTATACAACGCCTGTAAGCAGGAAGTGCTGGACAGTGAGCCGATTGGACGGGCAGAAACTGTTCACTCAGATGACCGTACCAAAGGAGGGACTGCAGAACTGGAGGCTGGAGCTGAACACCTCAGGACTTGGGATGTTCCTCGTGGACTAA